The nucleotide window AGTTCCTGCAAAGATCCTATCCTGAGCCTTTAGAAATGCACAATTTTACAAGGTTGATTGGTGAGTACATAACAACCAAAGCAGAAAActattttgtacaaaaaataataggaCTACTGGCCTTACTAAGAAAGAGACACGACGAATCATTATTGTATCATGCCACATATTTCAACCATCATGTAGTTCTAGTACTAAAAATCTTTCCTTAGGCTTTCAATCATGTTCATGTACCACACTCATGTTAGAAACTATGTTATATAAAGTATGGCTTTGTGCAGaggttaaaataaaaaacattcaCATGTTTGAACCGGCTATTCCAGAGTCAATCAAGAGAAACAGAGTGCATCTGAGCTATCAGGAGACTAAACAACTATATCCACCTCAGTACAATCAAGAACTAAGTTCATACTTTGATGTGATCAATCAAAACCTGGGCATGTACTTTTATTTACATTAAGGCAACTCAGGAAGAAATCACATAGAAGTGCAATATTACCAAACTGATCAGAACTGAGTAATAGAAGAAGTACAAAGAATATTTACTTCTTACCGGTGGTTGAGGAGCAAACATAGTAGCTAATTCTTTAGGAATCCCTCCTTCCTTAGATATCATGTAATTCTTCAACACAGTCAAGGTTTCTTCAACTTGGGACTCCAAACGCGCGACCTTTTGATGCAAATATGTAGAAGTTGCAGATGATTCACCATAGCTTGATGAAGAAATGCTCAGCTCGTTAAGTCGTCGCTTTGTATTCAAGAATGTGTTTGATGGAGCTGCTCCCATACCCATACATCTTACCCTCCCAGAGTGTTCTGCTCCTAATATCTTACCAACAATATCTTCTGGGGAAACTTCAAACTCATTAGTGTTACAATGAGTCATATGTGACTCAATTTGTTCCTACGATCATATCAATATCAATAGTAAGTATAAAATAGTAATAGATGCAGAATattatacaataacaatgaattaatattaaaaaatgcaTCGATGCCATACTTACCCCTATAGTCCGAGCCTCAGCATTCACAAATGATCCATTCTTTCTCTTATGAGTTTCAATAAACATTTTTCCGCGACTAGGAGCTTTACCAGTTTCTAGAAACtaagaaagaaatatattataaatgttaTCCAAAAACAGTTTAGTTAAAGACAAGTCAAAACTATTAAGTTAATGCGCATACCATCTCATAACGTCTTCTCGAGTTAGCCtttgaaccaccagtgtgtggCATTTTTTGCTTCCTCTGAATTTCCTTATTTCTTCTACAAAGCTCCTATCAACAAAAAAAGCAACAACTCAAAATGTTCATCTTTATATAAGTATGATGAAACAAAACTTATTAATATAATCTGAATCTTACAATTGTTGATGGTTTCTGACGGTAAGCAACAAAACTAGCCCATTGATCTTTATTTATACCAGATGGCACATTCCTAATGATCTCATTTTTGCTTCTTGCAGGGTCAAAATATTCATTCCACAATCTCTTGTAGCCCACTTTTTTGAAATGCTACTATTGCAATATCTGTATGCAATGGACTCAGAAACCCGGAAAAGAAATCGAGgcttcaaataaaaaatagaagttAGTTTTCTCATGTATTCTAAAATCTTTCGAaaagtgtgtgtgtgtatatatatatatatatatatatatatataagaacaCTTGTACCTTCAATATTGTTTCAAAGCAGTCTTCCATGTACTTCTTAGGCATGCCTGATTGCCCTGACCACCTCTCAAAACTAATTGGGAATAAATTACAATCAATTGCCAATGATCCACAATATCCAGCGAGTAGTCCCTGTGCATCACCATATGCGGATTTGTATGCGTCAAAGTCCACAATGATGCGCTCTCCAACAGTTAGATTATTAACCTCATTAACCTTGACATTAATCTGCTTGATAGCGTTTTCTGAAtctttacaagaaaattagttacttaaccaaaaaagaaaaaaaaagatactcaTAAGTTGAACTAAAAATGGCATAAGAAATATATACCTTTAGCCTTTACTCTCCAATATCGTGCAGATGGACGTGGGTGCAGAGATGCTGCACTTGAATTAGAAGGCAGAATTGGAGCTTGTTCTTGCTGCAGGGCAATTGGAGCTTGTTCTTGCTGCGGGAGAATTGGAGTTTGTTCTTGTTGGACTCCATCAGCTTGTGAAGGATTTGTTGAAGCAACTTGGAGGTCTTGTGCCACTGGAGTAGTTGATGATGAAGCATGTCCGTTAGCTGACTTTAGTGGATTCTTAAAACGTTTAATCTTTGGCATGGCTGCATATTCATAAAAAACAGAGAGGTGAATCAAATATGAACAAGTTCTGAGATGACACGGTAAAATCATGTAATTGACAAAGGGAATCTGTTTAATACCACTCGAATACACAGGAAATCAAAAAATTACGCGATGTCACAATATCAATAAAGCTTGGCAGCAAAGGAAAATCCCAATATAAAGCAAAAAACGTGTGCCCAACAATCATATTGATGAAAACAAAATGTAAACTTAGAAGAAATTTAGTAGAAGTTAAATAAAACTGACCTAATGCTATCATCTGATTCCATCTCTCCAAAATGGATTATAGGGGAATTTATAGCTCTCGGAAAGGGAAGTTTTGTCACCAAGAAAAGTGGAGAAGAGGGGAAAGTGGGAAGATTGAGGGGAAGGTGGGAAGATGGAGGGAAAGGTTCAGAAAATGGCGTTGGTGGAAATATGGAGGGAATAACGTAGGAGTTACTAGGTTAAAAGCGAGGGAAACAAAAAAGCACTACgtaaattttgttttaacttttccctcttttaaatttttatcatcACTATTATTTAAATAGAAGCAcatttaataatagaaaaaaaatgtttggtAAGACATACTTAAGCACAATTCATTTATCTACTAAAGAagtaataaagaaattaaagtaAAGACAAAACAAATCCAAAATAACGACAACTTAATATATaggaaaatttatcaaaatgtaCAAATTCATCTAAAATTCAGAACAACTAATATTCATAGACTTGATAAATGTAGcaaaattataattatcaaattatttagTTGAACAAAGTGGCTTCTGCATGTTAATATGAATGTTTCTTTAAGTAAATAACCAATTTTTGAACACGTTCTAATATCATTTCATATAAACTATGATCTAccttgttattttttatattgttaacACACGATGGTGGAGCTGTTTCCGTGTGACCTATAGGTCACGAGTTCGAGCCGCGGAAGCAACCACTAATGCTTGCTTGCATTAGTTTTGTGTTAGATTAAGTATGGTCTTCACAATTCTAGAGAGCTCTTCCAAAACTTTCAGAGATTTTACAGGATGAACAAATATGCAGAAGTAAATGTCAAAGTCGATCAAAACGAGAGTGACTTACGGTGATGAAATATGAGTGGTTCAGAGTGAAATACTGTCTCAATACCATGTCCAACAAAACGATCAACAACACCATAACCAAAATTTTCAGTATGTTCACTGAAACCAAAGTCCAAAAAGTGCAATGTCCAAGAAAGAGTGTCAACTAAAAATAAGGTACATACACAAGAAATGACATTAATTGTTTGCCaacaatatttaagaaaatcacAGTAAATTATTCAAAGTTTCATCAGAAGCAGCGAATTTCACTACCGACATTTTTTAGTGGTAACTAaaagtttttgtatttgttagACAGAAACAGTTTGATACTATAGGAACTTCAAAATAGATAGACTGTTGAAGCTTCAAAATATCCATAGCACCAAATAATAATCACGAATTCACGATAATATCATATTCAGAAAACTACCTGATCCTCTTTCCTATCTTCCTATAAAGAGCACCATCTCTGCAAACAACAATTCCATAGTGCAAGGACTCTTATCATTCAGACAAGGAATAGTAAAATATCACAACAAATTAATCCAGAAAATGACACTCTTATCGTTCATATGACATACCAAGAATGATCCCATGAGCACATTTGAAGTAGGAGCTTGTCAAAGTCCTGAACTTCTCCTGTCCAGCTGAAGaagatatttttaagaaaagttacaacctGGCCTAGGAAACTTCGAAAAATACAGTAGCAAAGAAACCATGCTGAAAATAATGCGAAAAACAAACAgtagcaacaacaaataatatgataactaAAGCGAAAGAATCAGCAGGGTAATAATAACTAATCTGTTACAAAATACACTTATTTCCTAGATGTTGAAAAGTTTTTAGTCAATAACAGCTCCGTATATCATCCACAGACTAATGCTTACAAAGTTGTACATCAGGTGTTATTCCCACTTGATCGATTTCATGAAGTGCAGGAGACAAATACTTGGCTACTGTAACAAATAGAGCCGATCCATCGTGCAACTGTGTAACACTCTGCATCAAACAAAATTGGATATTGTAAAAGATGAGATTTATAAGCAAAACAGGGAGGGAAAATTTTATCGAGCAAACGTAGTGCAACACAAGAATGCAAGTTTAAAGAAAAGGAACTCAAAAGCTTTTGACTAAGTTCACTTTCCATCTAGGAggttaatataataataattttactgcAATGAGACGTGTTATGGAAGCGTCAAATCCATCAGAAAGTTAAACAGACTAGTGGgtaacttttatatatagacTGAGAAGGGTTAGCATCTGTCCAAAGTTCAAGCCAACCTGTATATTTCCTTTCCCAAAAGTCTTATGCCCGACAAGGATTGCACGACCATTATCATGGAGTGCCCCAGCCAGAATCTCACTAGCACTTGCACTTGCCTCATTCACCTGTTATGAGGGAATCAAAGAGCAGAAAAAAGTGATAACTTTATAGATTCTGAGTAGGAACTTTCAGATTAGCTGGAGAAAACATTCAGGAGCGAGCACCTCGATCTAATCAGGCTCCTGAATGCTCCTTCTAATCTCTTCTCAATGTTGTCAAGTTGAGCCTCAAAAGTCACACAACACACAACAGTAACATTACCGAGATAACACAACACACAACAGTAACATTACCAACAGCACACAGCAGATATACAAGAACACCAGCTggaaacaaaaagtaaaaagtaaagaaacaAACACACATCAAGACATAACACACTGCCGAAAAACAAACACGAAATAATTTGACTTCTAAAGCATTTTGCAGCAACCATAAtaactacaaaatttaacataatactaagtaaatcttaaatttaaacaattttatCAAGTCACCATAAATCCTTGAAAACCCAATTCTACCACACAATACCAGCACAAATAACTAAACCACGAAAAATATAACAAAGTTAACCTAATTCTAACACAAAATACACAAAAATGGTAGGTTAGTGCAGCtcatttcaaatttttcatCCTTGAGAAGTACAACAAAATTAACCTAATTCTATCTCTATGCAACTATACAAATAGCAAACAAATGAACTTACCTAGTTGCTACAATCagaaatttgtataaagtttcAGATCTGTGCATATTGAGATGAGAGaatccaaaaaaaagaagaagagcagTGACACTTTTTTAACCTTAAAATGGTTATTTCAATTCCGAATCTGAAAAACTAGCTGAAATTTACATAATTAAAGTGGTAGCGAGCTGGCGGCGAATTGGCGGTGTGGTGATCGATGAGAGAATGGTGGTGTAGCGATCATGGAGAAGTGAGGAGTGTGAGCTCTGAGAAATGTTGGAGTGAAGTTtccaaagttaaaatatttttgaattattttttggcagtatatatttttgaatttattttggtagtatatatttttgaatcaaaacaacttatgttttttaaataacttagtctttaatatttttatttaataaaagagGTACAAATAGCTTTTAGAATGAgaaataagtataagtcaattttgaaatttttatgaaaaaatttattttcagaTGACAGGTGTTTAAACTCCcactatttatttaaattttttttcttttcagatGGCGGGGTTCTAAACCCTCGctaatacttttattttttgttagcTCTTAAACCCCCTGTA belongs to Solanum stenotomum isolate F172 chromosome 1, ASM1918654v1, whole genome shotgun sequence and includes:
- the LOC125861727 gene encoding uncharacterized protein LOC125861727; translated protein: MPHTGGSKANSRRRYEMFLETGKAPSRGKMFIETHKRKNGSFVNAEARTIGEQIESHMTHCNTNEFEVSPEDIVGKILGAEHSGRVRCMGMGAAPSNTFLNTKRRLNELSISSSSYGESSATSTYLHQKVARLESQVEETLTVLKNYMISKEGGIPKELATMFAPQPPPVDREETEMVSPMDVRGSSADNANHQPNA
- the LOC125851698 gene encoding uncharacterized protein LOC125851698, coding for MCSWDHSCEHTENFGYGVVDRFVGHGIETVFHSEPLIFHHPMPKIKRFKNPLKSANGHASSSTTPVAQDLQVASTNPSQADGVQQEQTPILPQQEQAPIALQQEQAPILPSNSSAASLHPRPSARYWRVKAKDSENAIKQINVKVNEVNNLTVGERIIVDFDAYKSAYGDAQGLLAGYCGSLAIDCNLFPISFERWSGQSGMPKKYMEDCFETILKPRFLFRVSESIAYRYCNSSISKKWATRDCGMNILTLQEAKMRSLGMCHLV